From Osmerus mordax isolate fOsmMor3 chromosome 7, fOsmMor3.pri, whole genome shotgun sequence:
GCTCTAGATGCATTAGAAAATTTAAGCATATGAAGGGTATGCTTGACTGAAAACTTGACTGGAAACCATTACCATCATGCGCTGAGAGACAGCCTCTGTCTCATTGTGTTCCCAGGTTGGAGGCATCACTGTGAGCCAGCAGATCTTTGGGCTGAGTGAGACAGAGGCACCCTTCATGGCCAACATGGTGGCTGATGGGATCCTGGGCTTGGCTTTTCCATCTATTTCCTCCTCTGGAGCCACCCCTGTCTTTGACAACATGATGAGCCAGAACCTGGTGCCCGAGGACGTCTTCTCTGTCTACCTGAGCGGAGGGTAGGTAGACTTTTGTGGGAGGGTTCCATGGGGGCCTTGGTGGGTACGCAGCCTTGGGAGGGTGTGGAGTCTTGGACGGCTACAGGGCATTGGGAGGGCACAACGCCTTGGGAAGGTCCATAGGGAACATGGGAGGTTGTGAGGGGAAACGGAAGGCCGAAGGTGGCCACAAACACTTCTTCTGTAAACCTGATGTGTATCAACTTTTGACCTTTGTCCTCCCCTAGTGGCCAGTCAGGCAGTGTGGTGGTCTTTGGTGGCATTGACTCTAACTACTACTCTGGACAACTCACCTATATTCCCCTGACTTCTGAGACCTACTGGCAGATCAGAATGGACAGGTATGATAGTATAagttacacacacagttgaATGCTGCCTTGCACACAAATGACACTCAGTCTTCCAAATGCTGCGGTTTCCTTCTCAtctgctgttttgttttttcttattATTTACAGTGTCACTATCAACGGGAATGTTGTGGCTTGCTCTGGTGGCTGCCAGGCCATCATTGATACTGGGACGTCCCAAATCGTTGGGCCAAACAGCGACATTGCCAACATGAACTCCTGGGTGGGAGCCAGCACCAACCAATATGGAGAAGTgagggtttttttcttcttaatttGTTCTCCCGATCTCAATGCAGCAGTGCTAGTCTATCAACAGGGGAAAGCTACCTTCTTGAAAGTTAGATACTGGTACTGTAACGTGGCTTGTTTCTCACCCAGGCTGTTGTCAACTGCCAGAGTCTTGGCAACATGCCCGAGGTGACCTTCACTCTGAATGGAAACGCTTTCACCATCCCTGCCTCTGCCTATGTGTCCCAGGTCAGCGCACTACCAGTTTGTtgttctgcacacacacgcgaacAGCGGGGCTCATTTCCGCAAACATATTTCAACATATGGAAGAAAAAGAGCAATTACTTCACAGACTTTATTTgaattctctgtctctgtctctgtctctgtctctgtctctctctctgtctctctctctctctctctctctctctctctctctctctctctctctctctctctctgtctctctctctctctctctctctctccagagctcCTATGGCTGCAGCACCGGCTTCGGTAACGGTGGCAGCAGCCAGTTGTGGATCCTGGGGGATGTCTTCATCAGGCAGTTCTATGCCGTTTTTGACCGACAGAACCGGCAGGTGGGACTGGCCCCAGTCGCCTGATCAAAACCCTAGAGTCTCCAGGTCTCCAGCTCTAGTACTAGAGAATGTCTCATTTGTAGGTGTAGAAACTATCATCAGAAAACTCCTGAATAAAACTTAATGTTACATTTAAACCTTTGTTTGTCttcatgtgtttgtttgccTTTGTGATCTGATCCTGTTTATTGTGATTCAAATTTAAGGTTCGATCGAAATACAAATCCTTCAGTGGAAGAGAGTGATAGAACGATTGAGTTTCTGTACTGACTCTGGGGAAAGGCCATTGTCTTGGGAATGCTTCTTGAGTAACAGAAGACCAGACTGAGAACAGGGTCATCTAGCGTAACTGTAAAGGAGAAGGGCCTCAGGAGAGTTTTGGATCCACTAGCAGCTGATAAGAAGATGTGTGTAGGTGACCTGACGGAAAGATGTCTGAACTTCTGCTTTTATCTTTGCGAATGGAGAAATCGTGTCGAGTGACAGACAGAAATCATAAAGGGACAGGCGGCCCAAACAAACCTTTATCACACATTCAAACCCAGTGGCATTCAACAGATCAAAAAAGACTGAGAAAAATACCACCTCAAATAATTTCACACAAAATGAACTGTGTGtgctgaatcaaaacaaacaacTGTATTGTTGGCACATAGAGTTCACAGAGAATAGTTCAGGAATGATCATAAGGGGAATATATACAGTAGGTCAACAAACGGATAAGGAATCCTTTCCTACATGAGTGCTAGGTAGAGTGGCCCATAGCGAGCGTGGAGTACTCCACAGAGTCTTGGTGCACTGTGGGCAAGGCTGGGTCTTGGTCCTTGGCTCTGGGGCTATGAGTACGCAGTTTAGCATATAGCACTTCCTCCTTATAAGGTTTGAAGTCCACCGTGGTGTAAATTACACTGTTCAGCTCCTGGGAGTACAATGAAGATGACGAAAAATTATCAATACTGTTTACAACACAACGTAAATTCATTTAACATTGTTTTTACTAACTGAAATACAGATACAGTAGGCTTTTGTTTAGGCAACCTCTTCCACCCCAGTTGACAGTGAGTCACAGAAGGGTAGTCCGGATTTAGAACTTGCATCAACCTTGTGGTGGGGTGAGTCACATGTAGCTGCTCCAGTATTGTCTGCTTGTGGAAACATGCAATCAAACTTGGTACTCAGTTACAGATAGTAAACAAATAATCTTTCGATAAAAACGTCCAAATGCATTGTGCCGCATACTTGTTGCCTTCACTTTGCGACGGATCAAAACAATGGCTGCTGTGCTGATGGTGAGAAGGATAATGAGCAGGATAGTGCCCAGAGCTGCAGTCATGGGAGCAGACAGACCTACAGAAACACTGACACAACACAACAAAGTTACAATGGTCTTTCCTACAGAGCTAACTTGTTTACTCCTTGGTTcattgccagtgtgtgtgtgtgtgtgtgtgtgtgtgtgtgtgtgtgtgtgtgtgtgtgtgtgtttgtgtgtgtacctgggacgGTTGTTCAGATTTTTAAACAAGACATGCTTGGAGGTGCCAgtggagggtgtgagggtggacTTGATTGGAGGTAGAGGCACAACCACGGTTCACCTctgcttggagagagagagagagagagagagagagagagagagagagagagagagagagagagagagagagagagaggagagagagtgagagagagagagagagtgagagagagagagagagagtgagagagaaagagagagagagagagagagagagagagagagagagagagagagagagagagagagaaagagagagagagagagagagagagagagagagagagagagagagagagagtgagagagaaagagagagagagagagagagagagagtatgattTAAGTTTTCAATCCCTATGTTCTAGGCTGCAGGTTTGCCTATGGGTTTGATATTGTAACTTGGCATTGTAAACATTCGAAACAGAATATTACAACCAGACCACTGACCTTGAATTTCCACGTCAAAATCAACAGAGTGTTGGGGGTAACCCAGAATACTGCATCTGTATACTCCAGCATCCTCCAGCTTTGCGTTCAATATCATAAATTTGACGCCACCATTGTACCTGAAGATCTTTGTTCTGGACCTGAGACGATCATGAACAACTCCAGTACTGTCCATCAGTTCAGAACAACCGTGTGTATAGAGTTTACAGCAGGTCTTTACATGGTTGTTGTAGTCAACATGGTACTGCAGCGTCAACCAAAACTGTCCATGCATCTCAGTCCTCACACTCACCGCACTCACTCTCTCCGATAGAGAAACATCTAGAAACACAAACAGCAACATTACTTAAAAAAGACAACTACATCTTTGAAAAGTTTGTAGTTCAAGTTCCAAATGTAATGTCACCCTAAAACTGACTTTATGATCTGTTGAAAAAACATCCACCATACCTAACATGAACACCAAGAAGAAAAACGATCTTCATCTTTGATGAAATACAGCAACTGTTGAGGGCAGGCTGTCTCTGACAGTGAGCTCAGTTTTGCGACTGTGGTTATGATCCCTCTTACTCaccagagaaagaggaaagacaTGCACAAATGGGACATTTGAAACTGGCTGATTAACCATTCACTTTGAACAGTGTTTACTGATGGCTCTGAAAATTGTTTCAGAATAACTAAATAGGTTAGATGTTGTGAAGTTTATGTTTAGAATTCAAATGATGGATTGAGTGAGGAAATGTCTTTCTTAAAAACTGCTCTGATTGCGCTCAATGTGTAAAGTTAACAGAATGACCAGAATACAAAGTGTCTCTAGCGCCATCGTGTGGCTTTTCCCATTACTGGATGATACCACTACTTCCAAGCTTAGAATCTTTTctgtgctgtaaagcaaattccatgatttgcttctcaatATATTATACATTCTCAGTATCattacgtgtgaaatgagttgatGAAAGTATGTGCAAAGCTCTAAAACTtagtcgcactgaaatgtggagttagactgttgaacagtttctcacccgttttcagctcaggtttgtataggcggggcaaaacccaacctatctacgtcacagccacatatctacgtcagatcacagacggtttatatcacctgcattctgttactcagctggtacgacgcaaagacaaagtaattaacacaataaaacactcagaaactgcaggtaggtctgttttgatatctgcaattgatttagctagttgctgctgttgttgctaaattcaatcaaTTTGAGGGAgcagagcttcagctccttcaggcgacacgcccccccagtatcaagcagagaagactgctgattttctcacgatttcaaagtctaatttaacatacttgtcggtgttgtcattcgaatttggatgagtagtcaacaacacattcttcgGTGGTGTGATGAACTCAAAACTCATTTTCTAttctgctttacagcatcttgaAGTGACTATGATGACTTCCATCATTATCATCTGGCGTAAAAGTAACCAGCCTTTGGATCCGGCACAGTATGAGCCCGATCCAATCAGCTGATTCTTGTGTTTAACTTGTaaccgccccccctcccttcccacccTAAGTAtcattctctgtctgtcccGTTAGTACAGGGCTGAAGCTGAGGCAGTGCCCCCCTGTTCACAGACAACATCTGAaggacccccaccacccccccccttgaTGCCCCAGGATTGACTGTTGCACAAGTGGCCTATTGTGACAGCGTCTGTTAGGGTATTATtcacaggggggggggcggggttagcAAGTCTAGGGAGCATCAGAAGACTGTGACTTAACCCCCCCAATCcaccactcacgcacacacatgcacactcatgcacacacacacacacacttctacccaTAATCCCTCTGTTGAGAGTCACTTCCCGTTTCTGAAAGCATGATTGCTTAGACAAAGCAACagatcgtgtgtgtgtacgtgtgtagaggagttggtgtgtgtgccacaTCTAGAGAGAGTTGACGCTTGGTCTTCCAGCAACAGGGGACAAAAGCACTTCAATGTGAGTATTACGAAGCAGAGCATATAATACTGTTAATTTGCTTTGTGCGTGActactggagtgtgtgtgtgtgtgtgcgcaagcttGCATGACTACTTGTGTGTGTTGCGGGGTCTGCGTGCGTCTgggggggagcagagcagagggaacGCCATTCTGGCTTCATAAACATAGAGCATATGGCATCAGGGACACAACAGTGTGTTGCTGCATTCAACTGATACGTTTTTGAATCAGACTGCAGTCACAATAATTcttataatttatttatttttgctttaCAGTGTTTATGTACAGTTACAGTAACACATTTTGCACTGTCTTCGTTATTGTGCAGTGAATAACACAAAGAGAAatacggtctctctctctctcacactcctttctgtctctgcttCTCCATAACTCTGTCTCTTACAGTCtcttctaccctcctctcctgtctgtgctctccatctctatccaaTTCTCTCTGTGAGGGATTCGTTAGGTCTGAAGTGAGGCAGATTGATGATTGATCAATGCATGATCAGTAAGAGAGCTCCTTGGCTGTAAGAGACTTCAGTAAGGTGCAAACATCCAGACTCCATCAAATCTGCTTTCCAGTCTGCCTCTATATGTTGGAAACGGGATACGAGGAAGGAATCGAGGTTCCATGCAGAAAACCAGTTTATAACAACAGTGCGTCGTGAAACAGAAATGTTTCTGTCTTTAAATATCATCATgcgtgacggtgtgtgtgagaggtaaaGAGAAGAGCGATGGAAAAGATGAGGGGAAGTGACATTGAAACTAAGGGCAGATAGTGGAAGAACAAGAGAGTACAAGTCAGACCGAGAAAGAGCCAATTGATATGGGACACTGATATCACTGCACTGTGATGCTGCAGCAGGAGAAGGCATGAGAGCCATGGGACTCCTGAGAATAAGAACTGTGCGGCCTCAGTACCGTGTCTTCCaaacaccccccttcccccatcctccctcccttcctccaagcAGATGGAGAGGTTCTGTAAAACTACAAGTCCCATCTGTTCGATTCCTCCTCTATAAGATGATCCGTCCCACAGTCTGAGACTCAAGCTGCCTCTGTGACTGCGAAGTAAACAGGCTATATTAAGAGAAGTGAGAAGCAGCAGCCATGTGACTATTGCTGTGTGGCTTTCTGTACCAAGACATGAGAATCGAGAAGTTCTATTTGAGGCCATGTCCGCTTttagatgtgtttgtgtttctgttttaTTACTCTCtctggagatgggaggagggggggtgtgacAGTGAGGTGACAGTGTGACAGGAAGCAGCGAGGGATGGTTGGGTCTGTCCCCCAGGTTGCTTGTTTATCCGGGCACGTATCTGACAGCCAGAATGGAGCCGTGCTGGGGGCGCGTGGCACGGCAGGCGCGTGGCACGGCAGGCGCGTGGGTCCCCGTCACACTTGtccatccccttctctgtcctcttGTCATTGACACGCCCTCTCTTCGTCTCCCTCTGCCTTCCCCATCCTTCCATTTCTGTCCTCCAcagagtgtgacagagaaatGAGGGGTCTTAGATCATTTCACGTGCAGATGGACTCTTTAattaccacacacacgcccacactaATTGATGGTTGTATCAGcttcgtttttttttattgtacttAATGGAAGCATGCTCtctttcacgcacacacacacacacacacactgtgtcagcATTCTGTTTCATCCTGCTAATGGCCCAGCTCGCTTTAACGGAGCTCATATTTCACCCCccagtgagagcgagagagcctaGCCAACAGGTCcattactgagagagagagagagagagagagagagagagagagagagcaaagaaaggagaagagaaagtgacagagagatacaaagcagtagagggagagatagaaggtGAAACAGATAgaaaggaggggatggagaagaTAGAGGTGGCCAAGCGAAGGAAGAGACTGCATAaacagagagttggagagaggaagggagagggaggagagaggggaagggagagggaggagagaggggaagggaggagagaggggaagggagagggagagggaggagagaggggaaggtagagggaggagagaggggaagggagagggagaagaggggaaggtagagggaggagagaggggaagggagagggaggagagaggggaagggagagggaggaaagaggggaagggagagggaggagagaggggaagggagagggaggagaggggaagggagagggaggagagagggaaagggaggagagaggggaagggagagggaggggagaggggaagggagagggaggagagaggggaagggagagggaggagagaggggaagggagagggaggagagaggggaagggagagggaggagagaagtgaagggagagggaggagagaggggaagggagagggaggagagaagtgaaggGAGAGGCGGGGATGAGGCTGCAGGCGTACTGCGGCAGCGGAGTGACGTtacagaagagaggagtgacacacacacaccgtctcccaggcctgccagcctgcctgggtAGAGTAGAgagaatcactgtcacacacatactcacaccagGATGGACAGGATCCACACATACACCGTGCGCATGGAAAACGTGAGTGTATTTGTGCGTGTCAATCATGAACAGTAATGCTGATTCAAACaggtgtctttctgtgtgtgtgtgacatttgaGTGTTGTCCATGTGTATGTAAGAGTGCTTGTGATCAGTTTGGTTAGCttctgtgcatgtttgtgccATCTGATTGCTGTGTTTCGTGTTAGCCTTTTGGGAATGAGtccatgtgtcagtgtgtaagtGAGTCGTCTGCTAAGAGTTGCTGGTAGTTTGTACAGTACATAGAGCTTGAGAGATGAGGCTGGGGTGAGTCTTAGGGGTGTCCTGTAACCAGGGGTGATGCATGTCTGACTCAGCATTTTGAAGGGAGGAGATGACTCAGTGCAGCATGCGTAGAgcggacacagtgtgtgtgatctcaGCACCAGGTCATCCACATGGCGAaggtgtgtgttccctgtgagtcatctgtgtgtgtgtgcccaggctgCATCGctatttgtgttgtgtgtttgtcccaTACCATTCAGAACGAACTGTAATGAAAAAGCGTAGCGATTGTTTTTCCCtgcgtgtgttggtgcgtgtgtgagacagtctGTGACAGTTTCATTCAATTTTCTGCTACGTGGGAGGGTTAGGAATCCCACAATGCATTGTTAGAAAAAACATTGATTGACGTGTTTTCCTGTCAAAGATGCGAGAACTGATATCACTGAACAATGTCACTTCGAAAGTGAGTCACCAGAAGATCTGCTCCTCCAATTGGCTCAAAACCTTGACCCTGTTTGTCACAGCTTCCTGTCTCTGGGAAAACCGCCGAGCCCTCGGCCAATCGGGGGGCAGCGGTGAGGATGCAACAGTGATCCAGGAAAAAACACAGCATTGTTCCTCGGACACCGGCTGACTAGGACCTGGCTCTCACGCGCTTATCACGGCTCGGCCCGCTTAACAGAACCCtcgaaggacacacacacaggtaagttGCTCCTTTGGGACTGGGCCACCTAGGGCTTGTTCTACATTCTCAGGACTTATCACCAGTATGTCATCAAGTTTTGAAGTAGCGTTTTCATAAGAGTAAGATTTAGTGTGTGCTGTCAGTGTCTTGCGACATAGCGTGTGTTACCATTACGTTACCATGAGGATCAGCTGCTTTCTGCTTCTCGCCTGCTTGGTGCAGGCGGCTGTTGATGCTGttgtgtgtggttagtgtgtCTGCTGTTTGTTTACTTGTACAGCCTTTAGGCTGAGGCTGCTCTTGGCTCCGGAACATTGATCTGGGGGATCAAtgtgagcacagagagagcgctgggagaacacacacacagacacacacacacatagcacacacacacatagcacacacacacctagcacacacacacatagcacacacacacacatagcacacacacacacgattcagacacacagtcacacgagTCTCCTCGAGCAGCAGTAACAGCCTTCATGTAAAATAGGCTCACCTCCAGTGGGCATTGATTGCTTTCGTGCTGAGTCAccgggcttctctctctctctgttgtgtgtgtgtgtgattagacTAAATCCAGTTAGACTGGGTGGGTCACGGGACAGGCGAGGAAAGGGGGATGACTACTTAAGTGGTGTAATATGATTAAAAGGTGACAGATTTaactctcctcgtctctcccctgctgtctctcttaCCTCAACACTGTTTACACTTTACCTTGTCTGTATTCCAAACCCCAGACAAAGACACCATGGTCAATTCTAACTTTAGGGCTGATGTGTACTGCAACAGAATTGTATTTTTTTGGCACATTTAAAAGGTACAGTGTATACTCCACCACATGACTAACACTATCTGTGCGCGGGGAATTAcacg
This genomic window contains:
- the LOC136945420 gene encoding pepsin A-like, producing the protein MMKWAVVLCALVAFAECLHKVPLIKGKTVREKMMEKGLWNEYRKQFPYNPMSKFVQGGNEAMTNDADLSYYGVISIGTPPQSFSVIFDTGSSNLWVPSVYCSSQACQNHKEFNPQQSSTYKYAGQSLSIQYGTGSMTGILAYDTVEVGGITVSQQIFGLSETEAPFMANMVADGILGLAFPSISSSGATPVFDNMMSQNLVPEDVFSVYLSGGGQSGSVVVFGGIDSNYYSGQLTYIPLTSETYWQIRMDSVTINGNVVACSGGCQAIIDTGTSQIVGPNSDIANMNSWVGASTNQYGEAVVNCQSLGNMPEVTFTLNGNAFTIPASAYVSQSSYGCSTGFGNGGSSQLWILGDVFIRQFYAVFDRQNRQVGLAPVA